aGGATGtaatggctgggtggcatcactgactcgatggacgtgaatctgagtgaactctgggagttggtgatggacagggaggcctggcgtgctgtgattcatggggtcgcaaagagtcggatacgactgagcgactgaattgaaatgaaaatatacaatCTTAACCTTTAAATATCAGAGTAGATTAAAATTGAAATTCAATATTATGtacaagaaaaactttaaaataagggAAATTTTTAGCACTCTACCAGACTAAAATTAATGAGCTAACACAAAGACTGAATTCATTGTAAATTTGTAGTTTTACTTCTTAtctctaactgttgtttcctaacctgcatacaggtttctcaaggggcaggtcaggtagtctggtattcatgactccttcagaattttccacagtttgctgtgatccacacagtcaacggctttggcatagtcaatgagaAATCCTgagctggatgaggcacaagctggaatcaagaattcagggagaaatatcaataacctcagatatgcagatgacaccacccttatggcagaaagtgaagaggaactaaaaagcctcttgatgaaacagaaagagtctcaagagtggaaaagttggcttctagctcaacattcagaaaacgaagatcgtggcacctggtccatcacttcatggcaaatagatggggaaacagtggaaaccgagtcagactttatttgggggggctccaaaatcactgcagatggtgacttcaaccatgaaattaaaagacgcttactccttggaaggaaagttatgaccaacctaggtagcatattcaaaagcatagatattactttgccaacaaaggtctgaaggctatggtttttccagtggtcatgtatggatgtgagagttcgactataaaaaggctgaatgctgaagaattgatgcctttgaactgtggtgttggagaagactcttgagaggcctttggactgcaaggagatccaaccagtccattctaaatgacaTATTTTAACTTGATGAATTTACAAACACTTCACATTCAAAGAAGTGCAAAATGAAAGTCAATCTTTCCCATGTATCAAAAACACATTCATCTTAGAATTCATTGACAAAGAAACAAAGTTAATCTTGATAATGTACACAGTAAACTGCAAAAAGGTGCATATGAAATGACAGAAGTATTGTTCTagcacattatatatatacatatacataactatcaatctggaagaaaacatacaaatttattaatttttagggCATATCTATTTCCtaaaattttcaacatttttcaaGTTTTCTGCAATATTGACATGTACCATTTTAAATCCAAACCTGTGAGGTGCTGAGTTTTCTCTTAGCTATTTGTGTGTTTGTCCTTTAAATGTGCCAAAAGTAATTTtatacaataaagaaaatattctgtAAGAATAAGACACTGTGCATTAAAAATACGGAACAAATAAGAGTGTTCTAatgataatgctgctgctgctaagtcactttggtcatgtccaactctatgtgaccccatagatggcagcccaccaggctcccctgtccctgggattttccaggcaagaatactggagtgggttgccatttccttccccagtgcatgaatgtgaaaagtgaaagtgaagtcgctcagtcatgtctgactcctagtgacccatGGAccgcatcctaccaggctcctccatccacgggattctccaggcaagagtactggagtgagttgccattgccttctgtctTATTCTTCTTCTAATGATAATGGTCTGCCTTAAATAGTACTACCTTAAACACTTACATCAGTTATATGATTTAATCTTTAGAAAAACTCTATGGACCTGGAATCATGATTTATTATGTTCGATTGAGAGAATGTTTTATTTAAGAGTGACACAACTGAAAGAGTTGCAGATATAGAATCAAAAGTCTGGAGTGTTTAGTTCAATAACAAAAGCACTCTGCTATACTGCTTTTCCACaatgtaaatgaaataatttctaaaattgtTGTCATTGTTCCCAAAATGAAGCTGTTTTCTGTCATAAAATTCTCTGAATCTGcatgaaatactttaaaatgtggtaaataaaatttttattttgctaatcAGTTACCCTTAAAAACAGATAGATTTGCACCATGGATTTAACATGTGTCAGTGTTTCCAATTACAATGTGGATTTCTAAAGGCATATTCTAATAAATGTCCAAGAAAATATTTGGTCAAGCAAAGGATAATtctactgaataaatgaaaaaataaagaacaagtaGTCTTCAGTTCATTtctggagaaagaggaaggaaatgccataaagggaagaagaaaaaaataatagcttaAAAGTTCAGCATCACTCTTATTTTAATTGCTTGGAAacctttcttttctgaatgaCTCTACTGACAGCATTCTTCACTTCCTTGTTTCTAAGACTGTATATAAGGGGATTCAGCATGGGGATGACAATAGTataaaaaacagaagccacttgATCCTTTCCCAAGGAGTAGGACTTACTTGGTTTTAAGTAAGTGAAAATCATAGTGCtgtaaaagatggttactcccaGGAGATGGGAGGCACAGGTAGAGAAGGCTTTCCGCTTCCCTGAAGTGGAAGAAATTTTCAGGATGGTGGACAGGATGGACACATAGGACACAGATATTGTGATAAGAGACACCACTAGGGTGCAACCAGCGACAATGAATATCATGATTTCAATGTCGTGTGTGTCAGTGCAGGACAGGGATAGAATTGGGGATGTGTCACAGAAAAAGTGGTGGATTACATTGGAGTTGCAGAAATGCAATTTGTTCATGCAAAGCACATTGACAAAGGAATCTGTAAAGCCAATCAAATAGGATCCAAAGACGAGAGAGCAGCAGCGCCTGGTGGACATAACCACCTGGTAATGCAGAGGGCTGCAGATGGCTGCATAGCGATCGTAGGCcatggaggagagaaggaaacatTCAGTGGCGCCcaagaagacaaagaaagacatcTGAGTGAAGCAGTTCAGGTACGAAATATTCTGCTTGGAAGTCAGTAAGTTGGCTAA
This portion of the Capra hircus breed San Clemente chromosome 15, ASM170441v1, whole genome shotgun sequence genome encodes:
- the LOC102184831 gene encoding olfactory receptor 8H1-like, whose product is MGRRNITQVSDFILMGLTDSEEIRLALFTLFLLIYLMTVLGNVGMILIIHLDPQLHSPMYFFLSHLSFLDLSYSSVITPKTLANLLTSKQNISYLNCFTQMSFFVFLGATECFLLSSMAYDRYAAICSPLHYQVVMSTRRCCSLVFGSYLIGFTDSFVNVLCMNKLHFCNSNVIHHFFCDTSPILSLSCTDTHDIEIMIFIVAGCTLVVSLITISVSYVSILSTILKISSTSGKRKAFSTCASHLLGVTIFYSTMIFTYLKPSKSYSLGKDQVASVFYTIVIPMLNPLIYSLRNKEVKNAVSRVIQKRKVSKQLK